A stretch of Halichondria panicea chromosome 1, odHalPani1.1, whole genome shotgun sequence DNA encodes these proteins:
- the LOC135351883 gene encoding SID1 transmembrane family member 1-like isoform X2: protein MDHPVLVTVRQCKGVTSWSVPFVESGIAYPWVYRILCPFLSSSEESGILVDLSTSSSRSVNITLRIDIVKHYRLQLHKPDELYASPSSPSYLLFEYPPDLNDVRVKITSDDDTRDICAIASIQNVYCPVVELMDNPQDRGKFQTMRSLAVFNVEKHYHGSPYNFFYVVLSVFPNNGRQGDCDYGNYYGYNKLNLLNQTTHNYDPVLYTGPSRIKHVTVTVETVLSGEEYKIAIVLALALLLTFYVVSFAWITVFDWWRFDLHPVYNALKRQASTLVEEVITPFDDYDSTLAAPRSPTQGEPDTVIGVRPTLLAVLAGVHWKRLAKKAATLETSTVSQSPASPLASPSNQSTPLLRQRQLLDAELPPKDSAGSPLRPTSINSDEDSQSTVPDCIHCDDDDDESSPVSYKHDDGPFPVNVLMSELGKLDEHQSTFDYYPVYVFVVGTFYALPVYQLLVTLRYIMASGNEDICYHNFLCSQPSKLWGLPLTAVNNMFSNIAFFLLGLLVILITYRRRQLYYCYVVVNKRRPVRQRIGVPQNFGIIYAFGMAMMGQAIMSTAYHMCPSRDSFKFDATFMYIQLGLGIHKLIQSRNPDWIPNLHYIMLVLTTLMVTVVIGSIFSYSPIFWWLFWLGYVLSSLVFAVEVYYRWQIPLNKEGVRKLIHLYSSRGVLPPRHKPKFVLAVLTIAVNWSLAFTGFNFQTQKFALFILLVLICNVLLHITYYAAAKAVFRETKCWPPSKVFVFTVLTLLCWAAGLLVFTLETIDWGVSAAVSRDQNSECMLLGFYGAHDIWHFLSAFATFFFCMLLLTMDDRQEVLTRNKIMTF, encoded by the exons ATGGATCATCCGGTGCTAGTGACTGTCAGACAGTGCAAGGGAGTCACGTCTTGGTCCGTGCCTTTTGTGGAGAGTGG GATTGCATACCCCTGGGTCTACCGTATACTGTGCCCTTTCCTGAGCAGTTCAGAAGAGTCTGGAATCCTTGTTGACCTATCCACCTCCAGTAGTCGATCTGTCAACATCACTCTCCGAATAGACATTGTTAAACATTATCGTTTACA ACTGCACAAGCCAGATGAGCTTTATGCATCTCCTTCTAGCCCTTCT TACCTGTTATTTGAATACCCCCCTGATCTGAACGATGTGAGAGTCAAGATCACCTCTGACGATGACACCCGGGACATTTGTGCCATTGCTTCAATTCAGAATGTCTAT TGTCCTGTGGTTGAGTTGATGGACAATCCTCAGGACAGGGGCAAGTTCCAAACGATGAGGTCACTAGCTGTGTTCAACGTGGAG AAACATTATCATGGCTCTCCTTACAACTTTTTTTATGTTGTGCTCTCCGTGTTTCCTAACAATGGTCGACAAGGCGACTGTGACTATGGCAACTACTATGGATACAACAAGTTGAACTTACTCAATCAGACGACACACAACTATGATCCTGTTCTCTACACCGGGCCCTCGAGGATTAAGCATGTGACTGTTACCGTGGAGACGGTTTTGTCTG GTGAAGAGTACAAGATTGCCATAGTATTGGCTTTGGCTCTACTGTTGACATTCTACGTGGTCAGTTTTGCTTGGATCACCGTCTTTGACTGGTGGAG GTTTGACCTCCACCCTGTGTACAATGCTCTGAAGAGACAGGCAAGCACGTTGGTCGAGGAGGTCATCACACCCTTCGACGATTATGATAGTACACTAGCCGCACCCAGATCACCCACTCAGGGCGAACCTGATACGGTGATTGGAGTGAGACCTACCTTACTGGCTGTGTTGGCTGGTGTCCACTGGAAGAGATTGGCTAAAAAAG CGGCCACTTTGGAAACTTCCACCGTAAGCCAGTCTCCAGCATCTCCTCTAGCATCCCCGTCCAATCAAAGCACTCCGCTATTGCGACAACGACAACTTTTAGATGCTGAGCTGCCACCCAAAGACAGCGCAGGTAGTCCGCTGCGCCCCACCTCTATCAACAGTGACGAGGACAGTCAGAGTACAGTACCAGACTGCATCCATTGTGACGATGACGATGATGAGTCGTCACCAGTATCTTACAAGCACGACGATGGTCCTTTCCCA GTAAATGTGCTCATGTCTGAGTTAGGGAAGTTGGACGAGCACCAGAGTACCTTCGACTATTACCCTGTGTATGTATTTGTGGTTGGCACATTCTACGCTCTACCAGTGTACCAGCTACTCGTCACTCTCAGATAC ATAATGGCCTCAGGGAATGAGGACATCTGTTACCACAACTTCCTGTGCTCCCAGCCATCGAAACTGTGGGGACTTCCCCTTACAGCAGTCAACAATATGTTCAGCAACATCGCCTTCTTTCTCCTTGGACTTCTCGTCATACTCATCACGTACAGGAG GAGGCAGTTGTATTACTGCTATGTGGTGGTGAACAAAAGAAGGCCTGTTCGTCAGAGGATTGGGGTGCCTCAGAATTTCGGCATCATTTACGCATTCG GCATGGCGATGATGGGACAAGCTATTATGAGTACTGCGTATCATATGTGCCCTTCTAGAGACAGCTTCAAGTTCGATGCGACGTTTATGTACATCCAACTCGGACTGGGAATCCACAAGTTGATACAGAGCAGAAACCCTGACTGGATTCCAAATCTTCATTACATCATGTTAGTGCTCACTACCTTGATGGTTACTGTGGTGATCGGCTCG ATATTCAGTTACAGTCCAATTTTCTGGTGGTTGTTCTGGCTGGGGTATGTACTGTCTAGCCTGGTGTTTGCCGTAGAGGTCTATTATCGCTGGCAGATCCCTCTCAACAAAGAGGGTGTCAGGAAACTGATTCACCTCTATAGTTCTCGAGGAGTTCTACCACCAAGACACAAG CCCAAGTTTGTGCTCGCTGTCCTAACTATTGCTGTTAATTGGTCACT AGCTTTCACTGGTTTTAACTTCCAAACTCAAAAATTTGCCCTTTTCATTCTCCTTGTGCTCATCTGTAACGTGCTTCTCCACATAACCTACTATGCGGCGGCTAAGGCGGTGTTTAGGGAGACCAAGTGTTGGCCACCCTCCAAAGTCTTTGTGTTTACTGTGCTCACTTTGCTCTGTTGGGCGGCAGGATTGTTAGTCTTCACATTG
- the LOC135351883 gene encoding SID1 transmembrane family member 1-like isoform X1, which produces MFSSQSLYLFLLLTGLLHCHVEGILCEHSLKFEENHYFQLNISSPQSLCYQTTQKQALRVYAASDDAVMDHPVLVTVRQCKGVTSWSVPFVESGIAYPWVYRILCPFLSSSEESGILVDLSTSSSRSVNITLRIDIVKHYRLQLHKPDELYASPSSPSYLLFEYPPDLNDVRVKITSDDDTRDICAIASIQNVYCPVVELMDNPQDRGKFQTMRSLAVFNVEKHYHGSPYNFFYVVLSVFPNNGRQGDCDYGNYYGYNKLNLLNQTTHNYDPVLYTGPSRIKHVTVTVETVLSGEEYKIAIVLALALLLTFYVVSFAWITVFDWWRFDLHPVYNALKRQASTLVEEVITPFDDYDSTLAAPRSPTQGEPDTVIGVRPTLLAVLAGVHWKRLAKKAATLETSTVSQSPASPLASPSNQSTPLLRQRQLLDAELPPKDSAGSPLRPTSINSDEDSQSTVPDCIHCDDDDDESSPVSYKHDDGPFPVNVLMSELGKLDEHQSTFDYYPVYVFVVGTFYALPVYQLLVTLRYIMASGNEDICYHNFLCSQPSKLWGLPLTAVNNMFSNIAFFLLGLLVILITYRRRQLYYCYVVVNKRRPVRQRIGVPQNFGIIYAFGMAMMGQAIMSTAYHMCPSRDSFKFDATFMYIQLGLGIHKLIQSRNPDWIPNLHYIMLVLTTLMVTVVIGSIFSYSPIFWWLFWLGYVLSSLVFAVEVYYRWQIPLNKEGVRKLIHLYSSRGVLPPRHKPKFVLAVLTIAVNWSLAFTGFNFQTQKFALFILLVLICNVLLHITYYAAAKAVFRETKCWPPSKVFVFTVLTLLCWAAGLLVFTLETIDWGVSAAVSRDQNSECMLLGFYGAHDIWHFLSAFATFFFCMLLLTMDDRQEVLTRNKIMTF; this is translated from the exons ATGTTTAGCTCTCAAAGTTTGTACCTCTTTCTCCTACTAACTGGTCTCCTCCATTGCCATGTTGAGGGAATATTGTGTGAGCACTCACTGAAGTTTGAGGAGAACCATTACTTCCAACTCAACATCTCCTCTCCACAGAGTCTCTGCTACCAGACCACTCAGAAACAG GCTCTCCGTGTGTATGCAGCCAGCGACGATGCTGTCATGGATCATCCGGTGCTAGTGACTGTCAGACAGTGCAAGGGAGTCACGTCTTGGTCCGTGCCTTTTGTGGAGAGTGG GATTGCATACCCCTGGGTCTACCGTATACTGTGCCCTTTCCTGAGCAGTTCAGAAGAGTCTGGAATCCTTGTTGACCTATCCACCTCCAGTAGTCGATCTGTCAACATCACTCTCCGAATAGACATTGTTAAACATTATCGTTTACA ACTGCACAAGCCAGATGAGCTTTATGCATCTCCTTCTAGCCCTTCT TACCTGTTATTTGAATACCCCCCTGATCTGAACGATGTGAGAGTCAAGATCACCTCTGACGATGACACCCGGGACATTTGTGCCATTGCTTCAATTCAGAATGTCTAT TGTCCTGTGGTTGAGTTGATGGACAATCCTCAGGACAGGGGCAAGTTCCAAACGATGAGGTCACTAGCTGTGTTCAACGTGGAG AAACATTATCATGGCTCTCCTTACAACTTTTTTTATGTTGTGCTCTCCGTGTTTCCTAACAATGGTCGACAAGGCGACTGTGACTATGGCAACTACTATGGATACAACAAGTTGAACTTACTCAATCAGACGACACACAACTATGATCCTGTTCTCTACACCGGGCCCTCGAGGATTAAGCATGTGACTGTTACCGTGGAGACGGTTTTGTCTG GTGAAGAGTACAAGATTGCCATAGTATTGGCTTTGGCTCTACTGTTGACATTCTACGTGGTCAGTTTTGCTTGGATCACCGTCTTTGACTGGTGGAG GTTTGACCTCCACCCTGTGTACAATGCTCTGAAGAGACAGGCAAGCACGTTGGTCGAGGAGGTCATCACACCCTTCGACGATTATGATAGTACACTAGCCGCACCCAGATCACCCACTCAGGGCGAACCTGATACGGTGATTGGAGTGAGACCTACCTTACTGGCTGTGTTGGCTGGTGTCCACTGGAAGAGATTGGCTAAAAAAG CGGCCACTTTGGAAACTTCCACCGTAAGCCAGTCTCCAGCATCTCCTCTAGCATCCCCGTCCAATCAAAGCACTCCGCTATTGCGACAACGACAACTTTTAGATGCTGAGCTGCCACCCAAAGACAGCGCAGGTAGTCCGCTGCGCCCCACCTCTATCAACAGTGACGAGGACAGTCAGAGTACAGTACCAGACTGCATCCATTGTGACGATGACGATGATGAGTCGTCACCAGTATCTTACAAGCACGACGATGGTCCTTTCCCA GTAAATGTGCTCATGTCTGAGTTAGGGAAGTTGGACGAGCACCAGAGTACCTTCGACTATTACCCTGTGTATGTATTTGTGGTTGGCACATTCTACGCTCTACCAGTGTACCAGCTACTCGTCACTCTCAGATAC ATAATGGCCTCAGGGAATGAGGACATCTGTTACCACAACTTCCTGTGCTCCCAGCCATCGAAACTGTGGGGACTTCCCCTTACAGCAGTCAACAATATGTTCAGCAACATCGCCTTCTTTCTCCTTGGACTTCTCGTCATACTCATCACGTACAGGAG GAGGCAGTTGTATTACTGCTATGTGGTGGTGAACAAAAGAAGGCCTGTTCGTCAGAGGATTGGGGTGCCTCAGAATTTCGGCATCATTTACGCATTCG GCATGGCGATGATGGGACAAGCTATTATGAGTACTGCGTATCATATGTGCCCTTCTAGAGACAGCTTCAAGTTCGATGCGACGTTTATGTACATCCAACTCGGACTGGGAATCCACAAGTTGATACAGAGCAGAAACCCTGACTGGATTCCAAATCTTCATTACATCATGTTAGTGCTCACTACCTTGATGGTTACTGTGGTGATCGGCTCG ATATTCAGTTACAGTCCAATTTTCTGGTGGTTGTTCTGGCTGGGGTATGTACTGTCTAGCCTGGTGTTTGCCGTAGAGGTCTATTATCGCTGGCAGATCCCTCTCAACAAAGAGGGTGTCAGGAAACTGATTCACCTCTATAGTTCTCGAGGAGTTCTACCACCAAGACACAAG CCCAAGTTTGTGCTCGCTGTCCTAACTATTGCTGTTAATTGGTCACT AGCTTTCACTGGTTTTAACTTCCAAACTCAAAAATTTGCCCTTTTCATTCTCCTTGTGCTCATCTGTAACGTGCTTCTCCACATAACCTACTATGCGGCGGCTAAGGCGGTGTTTAGGGAGACCAAGTGTTGGCCACCCTCCAAAGTCTTTGTGTTTACTGTGCTCACTTTGCTCTGTTGGGCGGCAGGATTGTTAGTCTTCACATTG
- the LOC135332193 gene encoding uncharacterized protein LOC135332193, translated as MKVNLIICLASYLLVTASRICSAGILQWKPYHRPVNYRALSVENPLQVTVKLKGNNSSQVDTVFTYKAQWLSCDSGVSLNYTLSVHSAELGLLRAEPVRIQNCDSPFELTLNNLGRNKPYHAYLSVKSDDNTYSFKSKEVYFTTTAVQSAYIIKGNHHIQIVCLLSTGSTARGCKINVQFKSTQTNAGVETQLFDVHRSQSMAALRCIRLPRTVTVSNVEVFDWMEDGDMGTVAVPSTVIESLYTPCFVESDSSKAWKEMSHMILFIVSATFMVLGMAIISIGMICRLCRVHRFHSNEFYKPIQDGSRNSRHLNKANFSIQEFI; from the exons ATGAAAGTTAATCTGATCATTTGTTTGGCGTCATATCTGCTAGTAACAGCTTCAAGAATTTGCAGTGCTGGAATTCTTCAATGGAAGCCATATCACAGACCAG taaactACCGAGCACTGTCTGTTGAGAATCCTCTACAAGTTACTGTCAAACTGAAGGGCAACAACTCTTCTCAAGTCGATACTGTGTTCACATACAAG GCTCAATGGTTATCCTGCGACAGTGGAGTCTCACTAAACTACACTTTATCAGTCCATAGCGCCGAGCTTGGCTTATTGAGGGCAGAACCAGTCAGGATACAAAATTGTGATTCTCCATTTGAACTAACTCTCAATAATCTGGGGAGGAACAAACCTTATCATGCATACCTTTCTGTGAAGAGTGATGATAATACTTATTCCTTTAAGTCTAAAGAAGTTTATTTTA CGACCACAGCTGTGCAGTCCGCATACATCATAAAAGGCAACCACCATATTCAGATTGTATGTTTACTCTCAACTGGTTCTACTGCTAGAGGGTGTAAAATCAATGTGCAGTTTAAAAGCACTCAGACAAATGCAGGAGTAGAGACTCAGTTGTTCGATGTGCATCGCTCACAATCAATGGCTGCCCTGCGATGTATTCGGTTGCCTAGGACGGTGACAGTGAGTAATGTGGAGGTATTCGATTGGATGGAGGATGGAGATATGGGGACGGTGGCGGTACCTTCAACAGTTATTGAGAGTTTATACACACCCT GTTTTGTAGAATCAGATTCTTCCAAGGCATGGaaag AAATGTCTCACATGATACTCTTCATAGTGTCGGCTACGTTTATGGTCTTAGGTATGGCTATCATTTCAATTGGAATGATCTGCCGTCTATGTCGTGTGCATCGTTTCCACAGTAATGAGTTCTATAAACCTATTCAAGATGGTTCCAG GAACTCGAGACATCTTAATAAAGCAAACTTCAGCATACAAGAATTCATTTAA
- the LOC135333299 gene encoding uncharacterized protein LOC135333299, with translation MSARSLLIISLLASIIAASHCNPASNKCRHDCRTEADCLNKKSQDKDEDCLKHKAGGYCNRGAKCGQPCNSSADCTPPEGGQCWAEVTCGKCNYLSHYKCGERCGVEEDCSPGNCWATITKHECDILKLYCDAESGDKCGQECKTEDDSQCSPGHCVTYQAHCGNSGSGYCSLESKNCGTSCTNSSNCLSGFCLKFKEMCASVITIGTYTGALPGGERAPPLSLIPKDVNLIMLSFAKDPNHNGNFQPFSEWERQGLTKTNIAQDKTQHPDRKYLVSLGGTNGSGGNFQITANMTTKQWVSNSLQSVVNMIQDFSADGAEMQFEGSTNDPRFKDAMTGLLKGLKEKGYATAIGPYYGPYGTWHDYKPIPTEYVDYVNMQFYSVQDHMVDHMIYFIQAVQQELGSDRGKLVAGFNSNSSPPKPPVSLESVYDLRSSLKGVFTWDIEHSANNHPPYCLENGFAVILKHGNSPGECAWN, from the exons ATGTCTGCCAGAAGTTTACTTATTATCTCCCTCTTGGCCAGCATAATCGCTGCTAGCCATTGTAACCCTGCTTCTAACAAATGCCGTCATGACTGCCGCACAGAAGCTGACTGTCTGAACAAGAAATCCCAAGATAAGGATGAAGATTGTCTCAAACACAAAGCTGGTGGCTACTGCAACAGAGGAGCCAAGTGTGGACAGCCGTGCAATTCTAGTGCTGACTGCACCCCACCAGAAGGGGGTCAATGCTGGGCGGAAGTAACGTGTGGGAAGTGTAATTATCTTTCTCACTACAAGTGTGGGGAGAGATGTGGAGTTGAAGAGGACTGCTCTCCTGGGAATTGCTGGGCTACCATTACCAAGCATGAATGTGACATTCTCAAGCTCTACTGTGATGCTGAGTCGGGTGATAAGTGTGGTCAAGAGTGCAAGACAGAGGATGATTCACAATGCTCCCCTGGACACTGTGTAACCTATCAAGCCCATTGTGGGAACAGCGGCAGTGGATATTGTAGCCTAGAGTCTAAGAACTGTGGTACTTCTTGCACTAACAGCTCCAATTGTTTGAGTGGATTTTGTTTAAAATTTAAAGAGATGTGTGCATCTGTTATTACCATAGGAACCTACACCGGAGCATTGCCAG GTGGCGAGCGTGCTCCTCCTCTGAGTTTGATCCCCAAGGACGTCAATCTAATCATGCTGTCCTTTGCCAAGGACCCCAATCACAATGGAAACTTCCAACCCTTCAGCGAGTGGGAGAGACAAGGGCTTACTAAAACAAATATCGCGCAGGACAAAACGCAGCACCCAGACAGGAAGTACCTCGTGTCCCTGGGGGGCACCAACGGCTCTGGGGGGAATTTTCAGATTACGGCAAATATGACGACAAAGCAATGGGTATCTAATTCTCTGCAGTCAGTTGTGAATATGATCCAAGATTTTTCAGCGGACGGTGCAGAGATGCAGTTTGAGGGTAGCACAAATGATCCAAGATTCAAGGACGCCATGACTGGTCTCCTCAAGGGCCTGAAAGAGAAAGGCTATGCTACGGCCATTGGACCTTATTATGGGCCATACGGAACATGGCATGATTACAAGCCGATTCCAACAGAGTATGTGGACTATGTGAACATGCAGTTTTACAGTGTACAAGACCATATGGTAGATCACATGATCTATTTCATACAGGCGGTTCAGCAAGAGTTGGGATCGGATCGTGGGAAGCTGGTCGCTGGATTTAACTCTAATAGTAGTCCTCCAAAGCCCCCAGTTTCCCTGGAGTCAGTGTATGATCTTCGTAGTAGCCTCAAGGGGGTGTTTACATGGGACATAGAGCACTCAGCAAACAATCACCCTCCTTACTGCCTTGAGAATGGCTTTGCTGTGATTCTGAAACATGGAAACAGTCCAGGAGAGTGCGCATGGAACTGA
- the LOC135351927 gene encoding uncharacterized protein LOC135351927, translating to MSYRIARSTLALTIIITFATSCDAQITDVTSSSAGKKFVVGFPRNAGQESPGEELFLFITNPESSAVNFTIAPINISGNVSTSSTRANIPSSFEVFSVNERNKGILVEADGNINVYGLSFHQHTTDAYLALPCSKMAVDEYEYYGISYDTISSRPSVILLVACENETVVKFDSSTIILNSMETYQIESDNDLTGTRITSSKPLSVFSGSDCANVPQGVRACDHLVEQVPPTVTWGSKFLVASLEGRFSGERIRVLSARAATVSVNCNTVVSVSEFQLQSGGSFREFEILINSFCSIESTSPVLVAQYAYGERSDGMGGPFMMIITPIEQFTNNYFGEAVPLFLSNYVTVYVSSEFFQTAQIVLDNSIVTGWRNVVCSSGEICGHISRTSVSTGAHSISHQNSSAVLGVSVYGFGSSSSYGYPGGMRLSPIQCNCGQNSICLNNMGQFNCSCLNGFVASLSETDEIVCTTITCPPLTAPVNGSVTYSSSTSDENDNYNLNAMANYSCDTGFAVVGNKTKTCTGDGSSTTGVFNGEAAFCEPITCPPLTAPTNGFVTYSSFTSDENGNYAFNAMANHSCDTGFVVVRNNTRTCTGDGSSTTGVFDGEAVVCEPIICPPLTVPTNGFVTYSSSTSDENGNYAFNAMANHSCDTGFVLVGNNTRTCTGDGSSTTGVFDGEAVVCEPIICPPLTVPTNGFVTYSSSTSDENGNYAFNAMANHSCDTGFVLVGNNTRTCTGDGSSTTGVFDGEAAICVAITGAVNVAALSGGFVALVVVLILLVVIFLLVVTITKEKKSNEVPITPAGPAYEEVDLAMTPRTQDIQVESNEAYGQTAKRNIKLQSNQAYEEININTST from the exons ATGAGCTACAGAATTGCTAGATCTACTTTGGCATTGACAATAATCATCACATTTGCAACATCTTGTGATGCCCAAATTACAG ATGTAACGTCATCAAGTGCTGGCAAAAAATTTGTTGTCGGTTTCCCAAGAAATGCTGGTCAAGAAAGTCCAGGAGAAGAGTTGTTTTTGTTTATCACGAACCCAGAGTCAAGTGCTGTTAATTTCACAATCGCTCCAATCAATATCAGTGGGAACGTTTCTACCTCTTCAACTAGGGCAAATATTCCATCCAGTTTTGAGGTTTTTTCTGTTAATGAAAGGAACAAGGGGATTCTTGTTGAAGCCGACGGAAACATCAATGTGTATGGGCTGTCTTTCCATCAACATACTACAGATGCTTATTTAGCGTTACCATGTTCTAAAATGGCAGTTGATGAATACGAATATTATGGAATCTCCTATGACACCATTAGTAGCCGTCCTAGTGTGATTTTGTTGGTGGCTTGTGAAAATGAAACTGTTGTCAAATTCGATTCCTCAACAATAATACTAAATAGTATGGAAACATATCAGATTGAAAGTGATAACGATCTCACAGGAACAAGAATAACTAGCTCCAAACCTTTGTCTGTGTTTAGCGGATCTGATTGTGCTAATGTTCCTCAAGGTGTAAGGGCTTGTGACCACCTGGTTGAACAAGTGCCTCCGACTGTGACATGGGGCTCAAAATTCCTCGTGGCATCTCTCGAGGGAAGATTTTCTGGTGAACGTATTCGTGTTCTTAGTGCCCGAGCAGCAACTGTATCTGTGAACTGCAACACTGTTGTATCAGTCAGTGAATTCCAGTTGCAGAGTGGGGGGAGCTTCAGAGAATTTGAAATCCTTATTAACAGTTTCTGTAGCATTGAATCCACTTCTCCAGTACTGGTCGCACAGTATGCGTATGGTGAGCGCAGCGATGGCATGGGAGGCCCATTCATGATGATAATCACTCCAATTgagcagtttacaaataattattttggcgAAGCTGTCCCTCTTTTCTTATCTAACTATGTCACAGTGTATGTTTCTTCTGAGTTTTTTCAAACTGCGCAAATAGTGTTAGACAATTCCATTGTTACTGGTTGGAGGAATGTTGTCTGTTCAAGTGGAGAGATTTGTGGCCACATAAGTAGAACGAGTGTGTCTACTGGAGCACATTCTATCAGCCATCAAAACAGCTCAGCTGTTCTAGGTGTTTCAGTGTATGGATTCGGCTCTTCCAGTTCTTATGGTTACCCTGGAGGCATGAGATTATCTCCCATACAATGCAACTGTGGTCAAAATTCTATTTGTTTAAATAACATGGGACAGTTCAACTGTAGCTGCTTGAATGGATTTGTGGCTTCATTGTCTGAAACGGATGAAATTGTCTGTACCA CTATAACCTGTCCTCCCTTGACTGCTCCTGTCAATGGCTCTGTGACATACAGTAGTTCTACTTCTGATGAAAACGACAACTATAATTTGAATGCCATGGCTAActacagttgtgacactgggtttgcTGTAGTTGGTAACAAAACAAAgacttgcactggagatggtaGCAGCACTACTGGTGTTTTTAATGGAGAAGCAGCATTTTGTGAAC CTATAACCTGTCCTCCCTTGACTGCTCCTACCAATGGCTTTGTGACATACAGTAGTTTTACTTCTGATGAAAACGGCAATTATGCTTTCAATGCCATGGCTAACCacagttgtgacactgggtttgttGTAGTTCGTAACAACACAAggacttgcactggagatggtaGCAGCACTACCGGTGTTTTTGATGGAGAAGCAGTAGTTTGTGAAC CTATAATCTGTCCTCCCTTGACTGTTCCTACCAATGGCTTTGTGACATACAGTAGTTCTACTTCTGATGAGAACGGCAACTATGCTTTCAATGCCATGGCTAACCacagttgtgacactgggtttgttctggttggtaacaacacaaggacttgcactggagatggtaGCAGCACTACTGGTGTTTTTGATGGAGAAGCAGTAGTTTGTGAAC CTATAATCTGTCCTCCCTTGACTGTTCCTACCAATGGCTTTGTGACATACAGTAGTTCTACTTCTGATGAGAACGGCAACTATGCTTTCAATGCCATGGCTAACCacagttgtgacactgggtttgttctggttggtaacaacacaaggacttgcactggagatggtaGCAGCACTACTGGTGTTTTTGATGGAGAAGCAGCAATTT gtgtggCAATAACTGGTGCAGTGAATGTTGCTGCTCTATCTGGAGGTTTTGTTGCTCTAGTGGTGGTACTGATCTTACTGGTCGTCATATTTCTCTTAGTAGTCACTATCACAAAGGAAAAAAAAA GCAATGAAGTTCCAATAACCCCAGCTGGTCCAGCATACGAGGAAGTTGATCTGGCAATGACACCAAGAACACAAGACATTCAAGTGGAGTCTAATGAAGCTTATGGACAA ACGGCAAAACGAAATATTAAGTTGCAGTCAAATCAGGCATATGAAGAAATAAATATAAACACAAGTACCTAG